The following DNA comes from Verrucomicrobiota bacterium.
AATATTCAGGCACCCGTGGCCGTGGAAGGAGTTTCCGCGTGAAAAGCAAAAACGGCTGGTCAAAGCTCACCGGGACTGAGCGCCAAAAAATCGCCCGATTGCTGCGCATGGGTTGGCGGCCCGGTCAACCTGCAATTCGGTATTTCGGAAACAAACGGAAGGGAGCGCCGGACCATGAGTCTTGACCAACCCCAAACAGCGCCGTTTTGCTGGCAGGATAAACGAGTATTGCGGCTGATACGGGAACACCTTGACCGTTCAAAAGTCACCTCATCCCTGGCGGTCTATCTCGCACTCACTGAGCACGCGTCAAACAAGGAGTCTGAATCATTCCAGGTCTCAATAGGTCACATTGCAACCCTCGCCGGTTGCGGCGAGCGCACCGTGAAAGACCGTTTAAACGATCTTCGAAACATGTCTTTGATTCAAACAACCTGCCCCGCACTCAGGACCGCGTTGACGTTTAAACTACTCCCAACCCAAGACGCACTATCCACCCCGGACGGATGCCGGACGCTGGGCAACAATCGCCCCACGCAAGGCGATAACCGCCCTACGCAGGGCAAGCGAACTGCCTCATTACTTGCCCTCAGTAGAAGAACAGAAGAAAAGAATACCCCCAACCCCCAAAGGTTATCTTTGAAAAGTATGGTTTTGGATGAACTCACCAAGGAGGTGACGCCGTGAACATCCCCGTCGATCATGATTCAGAGAAAGGGCTCCTTGGCTGTCTCATGCTGGACGCCCGGAAAGCACTGCCGGAACTCTTGGCAAAACACCCCAACCCGCCAACCCTCTTTTATGACGACCGTCACAAGCGGATATTTGATGCCATCCAGACGTTGACCGAGGCGCGCAAACCCGTTGACGCCATCACCGTGGCGAAACTCCTTGGCACCGGCGACAAGGACGCCGTGGTTTATCTCGCAACCCTTCCAGACTTCGCCCCGTCTGCAACCAATGTTCTTTACCATGCGGACGCGTTACGGGATGCCAGCGTCAAGCGGGAAGTCATGGCGATATGCACCGGCTACGCCACCAAGTCCGGGAACGGGACGCCGCCGGATGAACTCTTAGCTGGTCTGCAATCGGAAATCATGGCCATTGGCACCGATACCACGGGATCTGATTTTGGAATAAAAGAGTCGCTCATGGAGTCGGTGAATTTTCTGGAAACCTGCTTTACCGATGGCGGGGGGAAAGTGCGCGGGCTCGAAACCGGTTTCCGCCGTTTTGATGCCATGACCGGCGGATTACAGCCTGGCCAGTTGGTTATCATCGGTGGCCGACCTGCCCAGGGTAAAACGTCGCTTGCCATGAACGTGGTGGAACACGTCGCGCTTGTCCTGAAAAAACCCGTTGGCGTGTTTTCAATGGAAATGACCCGCCGGGAACTGGTCTATCGGATGCTACTGACAAGGGCAGGCGTCCCCAGGCAGATTGCAGAGTCTGACCAGATGAACCAAGGCCAGATGCAGG
Coding sequences within:
- a CDS encoding replicative DNA helicase — translated: MNIPVDHDSEKGLLGCLMLDARKALPELLAKHPNPPTLFYDDRHKRIFDAIQTLTEARKPVDAITVAKLLGTGDKDAVVYLATLPDFAPSATNVLYHADALRDASVKREVMAICTGYATKSGNGTPPDELLAGLQSEIMAIGTDTTGSDFGIKESLMESVNFLETCFTDGGGKVRGLETGFRRFDAMTGGLQPGQLVIIGGRPAQGKTSLAMNVVEHVALVLKKPVGVFSMEMTRRELVYRMLLTRAGVPRQIAESDQMNQGQMQALTRTTAELHTAPLKICDLGQLSIRRLSALARRMQFETNGQLALLVVDYIQLMRSEGKRTDTRALELSEITGGLKSLAKELHLPIIALSQFSRDVEKDGRKPRLSDLRDSGGLEQDADLVCLIHNEPSDNPDVVKTQLILAKQRNGQTGEVPLVFQKNITKFRDQ